A window from Kovacikia minuta CCNUW1 encodes these proteins:
- a CDS encoding M56 family metallopeptidase — protein MGGTWQKRWRRALGQFLFAPLLLLMTAIALLCMGPKGQMVRWWEGWLSYLLAVSFLAVASILAIKLVADGWHSLHQVRSYARFDLQSKPARLLPTTVPFVAQIGFWQPELVVSQGLLNTFDAAHLEAVLTHEQAHRHYRDTFWFFWLGWLRRMTVWLPQTEVLWQELLLLREHRADRWAAQQVDSLLLAESLLQMVSAPELYSDNFCAAFSSAAPQTRLEERIEALLSEPESAQRSPVWTWAWLLLVLLPLASVPFHY, from the coding sequence ATGGGGGGAACCTGGCAAAAACGCTGGCGGCGAGCGTTGGGGCAATTTCTGTTTGCGCCCCTGCTGTTGTTAATGACCGCGATCGCCCTACTCTGTATGGGTCCAAAAGGGCAAATGGTGCGTTGGTGGGAAGGCTGGCTCAGCTACCTACTGGCGGTTAGTTTTCTGGCAGTTGCCAGCATTCTGGCAATCAAGCTGGTTGCGGACGGCTGGCATTCTTTGCACCAGGTACGCTCCTATGCTCGGTTCGATTTACAGTCTAAACCTGCCCGGTTACTGCCTACTACGGTTCCCTTCGTTGCCCAGATTGGTTTCTGGCAACCCGAATTGGTCGTTAGCCAGGGGCTTTTGAACACGTTTGATGCCGCTCACTTGGAAGCCGTCTTGACCCACGAACAAGCCCACCGCCACTATCGAGATACCTTCTGGTTTTTCTGGCTGGGCTGGCTGCGGCGGATGACAGTTTGGCTACCCCAGACCGAAGTCCTGTGGCAAGAACTGTTGCTATTGAGAGAGCATCGGGCAGATCGTTGGGCGGCTCAACAGGTCGATAGCTTACTGTTAGCAGAATCCCTGCTGCAAATGGTGAGCGCTCCGGAACTTTATTCTGACAATTTCTGTGCCGCATTTAGTAGTGCAGCTCCCCAGACCCGATTGGAGGAACGAATCGAAGCGCTGCTATCTGAACCCGAATCGGCGCAGCGATCGCCCGTCTGGACATGGGCATGGCTGTTACTGGTACTGCTGCCTCTAGCGAGTGTTCCTTTTCACTATTGA
- a CDS encoding BlaI/MecI/CopY family transcriptional regulator, whose protein sequence is MAFLPNYRPKQLSLGPLETEILHIVWELQSATVKDVHERILSDPERELAYTSVTTVLQRLTQKGWLTCDKQGRTYFWKPLISREQAQALRAYEQLNQFLAVGNPDVVAAFADSLDQASVEQLDAIAQRLRAIRQAREEQ, encoded by the coding sequence GTCCCAAGCAGCTTTCTCTGGGACCGCTGGAAACGGAGATCCTGCATATTGTTTGGGAATTGCAATCTGCAACGGTGAAAGATGTGCATGAGCGCATTCTGTCCGATCCGGAGCGGGAGTTGGCATACACCTCAGTCACAACTGTGTTGCAACGGTTAACTCAAAAGGGTTGGCTAACCTGTGACAAGCAGGGCAGAACCTACTTTTGGAAACCGCTGATCTCGCGGGAACAGGCGCAAGCCCTGCGAGCCTATGAACAGTTGAATCAATTTTTGGCAGTGGGCAATCCAGACGTGGTAGCTGCCTTTGCCGATAGTTTAGATCAGGCAAGTGTGGAGCAGTTGGATGCGATCGCCCAACGGCTGCGCGCCATTCGCCAAGCCAGGGAGGAACAGTAA